Proteins from a single region of Amycolatopsis sp. CA-230715:
- a CDS encoding hybrid-cluster NAD(P)-dependent oxidoreductase, producing MNRYWACPRAWEDGVLVCKQVQPVTNDVKTFLFEPAEPRVFRHDPGQHLTVTLEIDGREVDRCYTISSPPSRPLVAAITVKRVPGGVASNWLHDHLAPGHALRARGPLGTFSPVRHPAGKYLFLSGGSGITPVMSMTRTLHDLAQPTDVVFVHSARTPADIIFRQELDFIAATSQHIRVVHVCETDGPGERWLGHRGRLDLEMLHRIAPDFLDREVFTCGPPAYMAAVRDMLTGAGLPEERYHEESFDLPSQSTVDTGVKYTVELARSGVTIECDSGTSLLEAASSSGITLPSSCGQGMCGTCKTTLLRGSVDLRHNGGIRPREVAADKILLCCAKPRENLVLDC from the coding sequence ATGAACCGATACTGGGCCTGCCCGCGCGCGTGGGAAGACGGTGTCCTGGTCTGCAAGCAGGTCCAGCCCGTCACCAACGACGTGAAGACGTTCCTGTTCGAACCCGCCGAGCCACGGGTGTTCCGCCACGATCCCGGCCAGCACCTCACGGTCACCCTGGAGATCGACGGCCGCGAAGTCGACCGGTGCTACACGATCTCGTCGCCGCCGTCGCGCCCGCTCGTCGCCGCGATCACCGTGAAGCGGGTGCCGGGCGGGGTCGCGTCGAACTGGCTGCACGACCACCTCGCACCAGGGCACGCGCTGCGCGCACGCGGCCCGCTCGGCACGTTCTCGCCGGTGCGGCACCCGGCGGGCAAGTACCTCTTCCTGTCCGGCGGCAGCGGGATCACCCCCGTGATGTCGATGACCAGGACGCTGCACGATCTCGCCCAGCCGACCGATGTCGTCTTCGTGCACAGCGCGCGCACGCCCGCGGACATCATCTTCCGGCAGGAGCTCGATTTCATCGCGGCCACGTCCCAGCACATCCGGGTCGTGCACGTCTGCGAAACCGACGGCCCCGGCGAACGGTGGCTCGGCCACCGCGGCAGGCTGGATCTCGAAATGCTGCACCGGATCGCTCCCGACTTCCTCGACCGCGAAGTGTTCACCTGCGGCCCGCCCGCGTACATGGCGGCCGTGCGGGACATGCTCACCGGCGCCGGGCTCCCCGAGGAGCGCTACCACGAAGAAAGCTTCGACCTTCCTTCACAGTCCACTGTAGACACCGGCGTCAAGTACACAGTGGAACTGGCCCGCAGCGGCGTGACGATCGAATGCGACTCCGGCACGTCCCTGCTGGAAGCCGCGTCGTCGTCGGGGATCACCCTGCCGTCTTCGTGCGGGCAAGGCATGTGCGGCACCTGCAAGACCACCCTGCTGCGCGGATCGGTCGACCTGCGGCACAACGGCGGCATCCGGCCACGGGAGGTGGCGGCCGACAAGATCCTGCTGTGCTGCGCCAAACCGCGCGAAAACCTGGTCCTCGACTGCTGA
- a CDS encoding IclR family transcriptional regulator domain-containing protein produces the protein MLRVGDRAGRVLPAHLASGGKAVLAALPAPDLTRRYTGTDVDLPRLRRELALVRKRGFAINDQLTETGLTAVGVLMHWPSADEPAAALSVALPSVRFDHDLLPMWVAALSATVAAVVRDLAA, from the coding sequence GTGCTGCGCGTCGGCGACCGGGCGGGCCGCGTCCTGCCCGCGCACCTCGCCTCCGGTGGGAAGGCCGTGCTCGCCGCGCTGCCCGCCCCGGACCTGACCCGGCGCTACACCGGCACGGACGTCGACCTGCCCCGGCTGCGGCGGGAACTCGCCCTGGTCCGCAAGCGGGGGTTCGCGATCAACGACCAGCTGACCGAGACCGGCCTGACCGCGGTCGGCGTGCTGATGCACTGGCCGAGCGCGGACGAACCGGCCGCGGCGCTGTCGGTGGCGCTCCCGTCGGTCCGCTTCGACCACGATCTGCTGCCGATGTGGGTGGCCGCGCTGTCCGCGACGGTGGCCGCGGTGGTGCGGGATCTCGCCGCGTGA
- a CDS encoding FAD-dependent monooxygenase yields MRGQDAARPVADAQHLVAFRRGREPEAVRCGLSGLWRDRRWPMYDRPPAGGWVRGRLALTGDAAHPMLQYLAQGACQAIEDAHCLAGEVAASPSDWPRALSAYERARTARTARVQSAARVWGELWHCDGLTRLLRNALLTDRRLDDYRHLDWLYRP; encoded by the coding sequence GTGCGCGGGCAGGACGCGGCCCGCCCGGTCGCCGACGCGCAGCACCTGGTCGCATTCCGCCGAGGCCGCGAACCGGAAGCGGTCCGATGTGGACTGTCCGGGTTGTGGCGCGATCGCCGGTGGCCGATGTACGACCGGCCACCGGCGGGCGGGTGGGTCCGCGGACGGCTCGCGCTCACCGGGGACGCGGCCCATCCCATGCTGCAGTACCTCGCCCAGGGCGCGTGCCAGGCGATCGAGGACGCGCACTGCCTCGCCGGTGAGGTCGCGGCGTCCCCGTCCGACTGGCCGCGCGCGCTGTCGGCGTACGAACGGGCCCGCACCGCCCGCACCGCGCGCGTGCAGTCCGCGGCACGGGTGTGGGGCGAACTCTGGCACTGCGACGGCCTGACCCGCCTCCTGCGCAACGCGCTGCTGACCGACCGCCGCCTCGACGACTACCGCCACCTCGACTGGCTCTACCGGCCGTGA
- a CDS encoding BTAD domain-containing putative transcriptional regulator: MQIGMLGPFEVRTDDGALADVPGARLRGLLAALALTPGHVVGKAALVDWIWGEHPPADATNALQRLVSRLRKALPAGVVEGQANGYRLAIEPDAVDAVRFERLLGHGKDPRRLREALALWRGAAMQDVDLPDSTNFTAAVTRLEGLRLSALEDRFDADVDLGHGAELVTELTDLVAANPVRERLVVALMRALAASGRDTEALLVYQRTRETLADTLGVDPSPELSAVHVALLRGELGRREENRKTNLRAELTSFVGKDADVAAVRDLVAGHRLTTLIGPGGSGKTRLAKETARTLVGELPDGVWFVELAASGADGDVAQAVLTGLGLRDTLLATSPAADPVGGIITAIRDREVLLILDNCEHVIEAAAAFADRVLGDCRGLRILATSREPLGITGEALWQVEPLSLPGDGDPGGIAASPAIRLLRDRVGAVRKDLGTDEHALSTMARICRALDGMPLAIELAAARLRTMTIEQLANRLDDRFHLLTSGSRTALPRHKTLRAVVDWSWELLTGAERTVLRRLSVFSGGASLEAAERVCGDERALDLLTSLAEKSLLVTEGDLAPRYRMLTTIREYAADRLAEAGETDLIRQAHLTYFTELAETAEPHLRRTEQLEWLAKLEADHDNIIAAMRGAIAAADAQAAMRLAAAAGWYWWTGGRRAEGNELMIAATTIPGAVADDVKALTYTLVVGFMTSGRGDEHLAEDWIHEAYRLSRNSSRRSPLLELITPLERMLREPGSAVSAWEPLLDNEDPWVRALATLQAGKMRIMLGQDVAAARAHVEAALAGFRAIGERFGIALALSLLAELLAMRGEYTAACEHYEQAIAVITEVGAVEDVIRLRTEQAQLHWLHGDRDASAAALAEAERIAEGVTWPHALVEVALTKAELARLGGDIAEARRQLGLATAFLGDEAEEAHIRAAVHDAFGYLTDDAREARTHRAAAWQAASEAGHPFAIARVLVGVADLAARLGRYEQAARLLAASAVVRGQPDHTQPDVARIEQDARNHLGEPRFAEVTEEGARTSPAHLVETTLAA; this comes from the coding sequence GTGCAGATCGGGATGCTCGGACCGTTCGAGGTCCGCACGGACGACGGCGCGCTCGCCGACGTGCCGGGTGCGCGGCTGCGCGGGCTGCTGGCCGCCCTCGCGCTCACGCCAGGGCACGTGGTCGGCAAGGCGGCGCTCGTCGACTGGATCTGGGGTGAGCACCCGCCGGCCGACGCCACGAACGCGTTGCAGCGCTTGGTTTCCCGGCTGCGGAAGGCGCTGCCCGCCGGTGTGGTCGAAGGGCAGGCGAACGGGTACCGGCTGGCGATCGAGCCCGACGCCGTCGACGCCGTGCGGTTCGAACGCCTCCTCGGCCACGGCAAGGATCCGCGTCGGCTGCGCGAAGCGCTCGCGCTGTGGCGCGGCGCGGCCATGCAGGACGTCGACCTGCCGGACAGCACGAACTTCACCGCGGCGGTCACCCGGCTCGAAGGCCTGCGCCTGAGCGCCTTGGAGGACCGGTTCGACGCGGACGTCGATCTCGGCCACGGCGCGGAGCTGGTCACGGAGCTGACCGATCTGGTGGCCGCGAACCCGGTGCGGGAACGGCTCGTCGTCGCACTGATGCGCGCGCTCGCCGCGAGCGGCCGCGACACCGAGGCGCTGCTCGTGTACCAGCGCACGCGGGAAACCCTGGCCGACACGCTCGGCGTCGATCCTTCGCCCGAGCTGTCCGCGGTGCACGTCGCGCTGCTGCGGGGCGAGCTGGGACGGCGCGAGGAGAACCGGAAGACCAACCTGCGCGCCGAGCTGACCAGTTTCGTCGGCAAGGACGCCGACGTCGCCGCCGTGCGCGACCTCGTCGCCGGGCACCGGCTCACCACCCTGATCGGCCCCGGCGGCTCCGGGAAGACCAGGCTGGCCAAGGAAACCGCGCGCACACTGGTCGGCGAGCTGCCGGACGGGGTGTGGTTCGTGGAGCTCGCCGCCAGCGGTGCCGACGGCGACGTCGCACAGGCGGTGCTCACCGGGCTCGGGCTGCGGGACACCCTGCTCGCCACGTCACCGGCCGCGGACCCGGTCGGCGGGATCATCACCGCGATCCGCGACCGCGAGGTGCTGCTCATCCTGGACAACTGCGAGCACGTGATCGAGGCGGCGGCCGCGTTCGCCGACCGCGTGCTCGGGGACTGCCGGGGGCTGCGGATCCTGGCGACGAGCCGGGAACCGCTCGGCATCACCGGGGAAGCGCTGTGGCAGGTCGAACCGCTGTCCCTGCCCGGCGACGGCGACCCCGGCGGGATCGCGGCCTCGCCCGCGATCCGGTTGCTGCGGGACCGGGTCGGCGCGGTACGCAAGGACCTCGGGACCGACGAGCACGCGTTGTCGACGATGGCGCGGATCTGCCGTGCGCTGGACGGGATGCCGCTCGCGATCGAACTCGCCGCCGCCAGGCTGCGCACCATGACCATCGAGCAGCTCGCCAACCGCCTCGACGACCGCTTCCACCTGCTGACCAGCGGCAGCCGCACCGCGTTGCCGCGGCACAAGACGCTGCGCGCGGTGGTCGACTGGAGCTGGGAACTGCTCACCGGCGCCGAACGGACGGTGCTGCGGCGGCTATCGGTGTTCTCGGGCGGGGCGAGCCTGGAGGCGGCCGAGCGGGTCTGCGGGGACGAGCGCGCGCTGGACCTGCTCACCTCGCTGGCCGAGAAGTCGTTGCTGGTGACCGAAGGGGACCTCGCCCCGCGCTACCGCATGCTCACCACGATCAGGGAGTACGCCGCGGACCGGCTCGCCGAAGCCGGGGAGACCGACCTGATCCGCCAGGCGCACCTGACCTACTTCACCGAACTCGCCGAGACCGCGGAACCGCACCTGCGTCGCACCGAGCAACTGGAATGGCTCGCCAAGCTCGAAGCCGACCACGACAACATCATCGCCGCGATGCGGGGCGCGATCGCGGCCGCCGACGCGCAGGCGGCGATGCGGCTCGCGGCGGCCGCCGGATGGTACTGGTGGACCGGCGGCAGGCGGGCCGAAGGCAACGAGCTGATGATCGCGGCCACCACCATTCCCGGTGCGGTGGCCGATGACGTCAAGGCGCTGACGTACACGCTCGTGGTCGGCTTCATGACGTCGGGGCGCGGCGACGAACACCTGGCCGAGGACTGGATCCACGAGGCGTACCGGCTCAGCCGGAACTCCTCGCGCCGCAGCCCGCTGCTGGAATTGATCACCCCGCTGGAACGCATGCTGCGAGAACCGGGTTCCGCGGTGTCGGCGTGGGAACCGTTGCTGGACAACGAAGATCCGTGGGTGCGCGCACTGGCCACGCTGCAGGCGGGCAAGATGCGGATCATGCTCGGCCAGGACGTGGCGGCCGCACGGGCGCACGTGGAAGCGGCGCTCGCCGGGTTCAGGGCGATCGGCGAACGGTTCGGGATCGCCCTCGCCCTGTCGCTGCTGGCGGAACTGCTCGCGATGCGCGGCGAGTACACCGCCGCGTGCGAGCACTACGAGCAGGCGATCGCGGTCATCACCGAGGTCGGTGCCGTCGAGGACGTCATCCGGTTGCGGACGGAACAGGCCCAGCTGCACTGGTTGCACGGCGATCGGGACGCGAGCGCGGCCGCGCTCGCCGAAGCGGAGCGGATCGCCGAAGGGGTCACCTGGCCGCACGCGCTGGTCGAGGTGGCGCTCACCAAGGCCGAACTCGCCCGCCTCGGCGGAGACATCGCGGAGGCACGCCGTCAGCTCGGCCTCGCGACCGCGTTCCTCGGCGACGAGGCGGAGGAGGCCCACATCCGTGCGGCGGTGCACGACGCGTTCGGCTACCTGACCGACGACGCCCGCGAGGCCCGTACCCACCGCGCGGCCGCCTGGCAGGCGGCTTCCGAGGCGGGGCACCCGTTCGCGATCGCGCGCGTCCTCGTCGGGGTCGCGGACCTGGCGGCCCGCCTCGGCCGGTACGAGCAGGCCGCGCGGTTGCTCGCGGCCAGCGCGGTCGTCCGCGGGCAACCGGACCACACCCAGCCCGACGTGGCCAGGATCGAGCAGGACGCGCGAAATCACCTCGGCGAACCGCGGTTCGCCGAGGTGACGGAGGAAGGTGCGCGGACGAGCCCGGCTCACCTGGTCGAGACCACGCTCGCCGCTTGA
- a CDS encoding DUF4097 family beta strand repeat-containing protein: protein MSVFTTPEPVSATVEVAGAQVRVTASDRTDTAVHVEPADPANRSHVKVAEKTKVAFADGRLSVKTTTSGEKDGSVVITIDLPTGSGLAAYLAYSTVRADGSFGDCELHQASGRVRLERVGALRASVSSGEVVVGHITGGATLDGAAFEARIGTIDGAIEVSSSGGRIDIDRADGDVTVETAGGAIRIGCLTNGRAKLRNASGDIEVGVDEGAAVSTDVSSERGVVHNFVVPQGEPDATAARVSVHARTRRGDITVRRAAAQAASVVSTR, encoded by the coding sequence ATGAGCGTCTTCACCACCCCCGAACCCGTCTCCGCCACCGTCGAGGTCGCCGGAGCTCAGGTGCGGGTCACCGCCAGCGATCGCACCGACACCGCGGTGCACGTCGAACCCGCCGACCCGGCGAACCGGTCCCACGTCAAGGTGGCCGAGAAGACCAAGGTCGCCTTCGCCGACGGGCGGCTGTCGGTCAAGACCACCACCTCGGGTGAGAAGGACGGGTCGGTCGTCATCACGATCGACCTGCCCACCGGGTCCGGCCTCGCCGCGTACCTGGCGTACTCGACCGTGCGGGCGGACGGCTCGTTCGGCGACTGCGAACTGCACCAGGCCTCGGGCCGGGTGCGGCTGGAGCGCGTCGGCGCGCTGCGGGCGAGTGTCTCGTCCGGGGAAGTCGTGGTCGGCCACATCACGGGCGGCGCCACCCTCGACGGCGCGGCCTTCGAGGCGCGGATCGGGACGATCGATGGCGCGATCGAGGTGTCGAGTTCGGGCGGACGGATCGACATCGACCGCGCCGACGGCGATGTCACCGTCGAAACCGCAGGCGGCGCCATCCGGATCGGCTGCCTGACCAACGGCCGCGCGAAGCTGAGGAACGCCTCGGGGGACATCGAGGTCGGCGTCGACGAGGGCGCCGCCGTCTCCACCGACGTCAGCAGCGAGCGAGGGGTGGTGCACAACTTCGTTGTGCCGCAAGGAGAACCGGACGCCACGGCGGCCAGGGTCTCGGTCCACGCTCGCACGCGGCGCGGTGACATCACCGTGCGGCGCGCCGCCGCTCAAGCGGCGAGCGTGGTCTCGACCAGGTGA
- a CDS encoding ABC transporter permease: protein MNTQSMVMLRRNFKHVARNPISVFNAILMPVVMMLMFVYMLGGAFSVGVDYVDYATPGMLLMAVCYGLGAAATAVNSDMTKGIINRFKVMDVSRGAVLNGHVITSVLTNLIAIVAVLGVAFLLGFSPAAGFLDWLGVAGMVLLLGVAAAWLTIALGMAAKSPETAGMASVPLVMLPFFSSAIVPADKMGPGLREFAEYQPFTPIIETIRGLLHGTPSTGDAIAAVAWCAGIALVGYLWSRSTFKKRA from the coding sequence ATGAACACCCAGTCGATGGTGATGTTGCGCCGCAACTTCAAACACGTCGCCAGGAACCCGATTTCGGTGTTCAACGCGATCCTGATGCCGGTCGTGATGATGCTGATGTTCGTGTACATGCTCGGCGGCGCGTTCAGCGTCGGTGTCGACTACGTCGACTACGCGACGCCGGGAATGCTGCTGATGGCCGTTTGCTACGGGCTCGGCGCCGCCGCGACCGCGGTGAACTCCGACATGACCAAGGGCATCATCAACCGGTTCAAGGTCATGGACGTTTCGCGGGGCGCGGTGCTGAACGGGCACGTCATCACCAGCGTGCTGACCAACCTGATCGCCATCGTGGCGGTGCTCGGGGTGGCCTTCCTGCTGGGGTTCAGCCCCGCGGCGGGTTTCCTCGACTGGCTCGGCGTGGCGGGCATGGTGCTGCTGCTCGGCGTCGCGGCCGCGTGGCTCACGATCGCCTTGGGCATGGCGGCGAAGTCCCCGGAAACGGCGGGCATGGCGTCGGTGCCGCTGGTGATGCTGCCGTTCTTCAGCAGCGCGATCGTCCCCGCCGACAAAATGGGCCCCGGGCTCCGCGAATTCGCCGAATACCAGCCCTTCACGCCGATCATCGAAACCATCCGCGGCCTGCTCCACGGCACACCGTCCACAGGGGACGCGATCGCCGCGGTCGCCTGGTGCGCCGGAATCGCACTGGTCGGCTACCTGTGGTCCCGCTCCACCTTCAAAAAGCGCGCCTGA
- a CDS encoding ATP-binding cassette domain-containing protein, which produces MTTSAIAVSGLRKAFGDKVVLDGVDLDVRAGTIFSLLGPNGAGKTTTVNVLTTLMTADGGTARVAGHDVATEAKAVRAAIGVTGQFAAVDELLTGQENLQLMVDLNRAATGHRIVAELLARFDLVEAANQPVSTYSGGMRRKLDLAMTLVGNPRIIFLDEPTTGLDPRSRRTMWSIIRELVADGVTIFLTTQYLEEADQLADRIAVLDGGRLVAHGTPDELKRQIPGTHVRLRFATAAELDAAARLFTGATRDDEALALRVPSDGGTKSLQALLNRLDEHSLEAEGFSVQTPDLDDVFLALTGRTAEAVR; this is translated from the coding sequence ATGACAACTTCAGCGATCGCGGTCTCCGGACTGCGAAAGGCTTTCGGGGACAAGGTCGTGCTCGACGGCGTCGATCTCGACGTCCGTGCGGGCACCATCTTCTCCCTGCTCGGCCCGAACGGCGCGGGCAAGACGACGACGGTGAACGTGCTGACCACGTTGATGACCGCCGACGGCGGGACGGCGCGCGTCGCGGGCCACGACGTGGCGACCGAGGCCAAGGCGGTGCGCGCGGCGATCGGGGTCACCGGTCAGTTCGCGGCGGTGGACGAACTGCTGACCGGGCAGGAGAACCTGCAGCTGATGGTGGACCTGAACCGGGCGGCCACCGGCCACCGGATCGTCGCCGAGCTGCTGGCGCGGTTCGACCTGGTGGAGGCGGCGAACCAGCCCGTGTCGACCTATTCCGGTGGCATGCGCCGGAAACTGGACCTGGCGATGACGCTCGTCGGCAACCCTCGGATCATCTTCCTCGACGAGCCGACGACCGGGCTGGACCCGCGCAGCCGCCGCACGATGTGGTCGATCATCCGCGAGCTGGTGGCCGACGGCGTGACCATCTTCCTCACCACCCAGTACCTCGAGGAAGCCGATCAGCTCGCCGACCGGATCGCGGTGCTCGACGGGGGCCGCCTGGTCGCCCACGGCACCCCGGACGAACTCAAGCGCCAGATCCCCGGCACCCACGTCCGGCTCCGGTTCGCCACCGCCGCCGAACTCGACGCCGCCGCGCGCCTGTTCACCGGCGCCACGCGGGACGACGAGGCACTGGCGCTGCGGGTGCCCAGCGACGGCGGGACGAAATCGTTGCAGGCCCTGCTGAACCGGCTCGACGAGCACTCGCTCGAAGCCGAGGGGTTCTCCGTGCAGACCCCCGATCTCGACGACGTTTTCCTCGCCCTCACGGGCCGTACCGCGGAGGCAGTCCGATGA
- a CDS encoding cytochrome P450: MTQTAQHGLPMDRDAGPFNPPSELTRLREVRPVSPMVFPDGHEGWLVTGYDEVRQLMADTRFSSRLDVEIVHAPFGTPGMPPQTEPNPPMPGMFIAMDPPEHGRLRKRLTAAFTVKRMKQLEDHIAEIVERQLDDLANLTPPVDLVKEFALPVPSLVICELLGVPYADRADFQANSAQFMVRDQTLDEKIAAVTGLNTFLTELVTRKRATPDDDILSDLARQEDLTIEELTGAAFLLLLAGHETTANMLALGTFALLEHPYQAAELRADSALLPGAVEELLRYLSIADIFLRYATEDLELGGETIHKGSTVVVSLLAANHDPRRYDHPDTLDIHRNARGHLSFGHGIHQCLGQQLARIEMRAGFEGLLRRFPSLELAVPAGEVRLRTDMNIYGVHELPVTWTETAR, from the coding sequence ATGACCCAGACCGCCCAGCACGGCCTCCCCATGGACCGGGACGCGGGCCCCTTCAACCCGCCCAGCGAGCTCACCCGGCTGCGCGAAGTCCGCCCGGTGAGCCCGATGGTGTTCCCCGACGGGCACGAAGGCTGGCTCGTCACCGGCTACGACGAGGTCCGCCAGCTCATGGCCGACACCCGGTTCAGCTCCCGCCTCGACGTCGAAATCGTGCACGCGCCGTTCGGGACGCCCGGGATGCCGCCCCAGACCGAACCGAACCCGCCGATGCCGGGCATGTTCATCGCGATGGACCCGCCGGAGCACGGCAGGCTGCGGAAACGGCTCACCGCCGCGTTCACCGTCAAGCGCATGAAGCAGCTCGAAGACCACATCGCCGAGATCGTCGAGCGGCAGCTTGACGACCTGGCGAATCTCACCCCGCCGGTCGATCTGGTCAAGGAGTTCGCGCTGCCGGTGCCCTCACTGGTGATCTGCGAGCTGCTCGGCGTCCCGTACGCGGACCGGGCGGACTTCCAGGCGAACTCCGCGCAGTTCATGGTCAGGGACCAGACGCTCGACGAGAAGATCGCCGCCGTCACCGGCCTGAACACCTTCCTCACCGAGCTGGTCACGCGGAAGCGCGCCACCCCCGATGACGACATCCTGTCCGATCTGGCCCGCCAGGAGGACCTCACCATCGAGGAACTGACCGGCGCCGCCTTCCTGCTGCTGCTCGCCGGGCACGAGACCACCGCCAACATGCTGGCGCTGGGCACCTTCGCGCTGCTGGAACACCCCTACCAGGCGGCCGAACTGCGCGCCGACTCCGCACTGCTCCCCGGTGCCGTCGAAGAGCTCCTGCGTTATCTGTCCATTGCGGACATCTTCCTCCGCTACGCCACGGAGGATCTCGAACTCGGCGGGGAAACCATCCACAAGGGATCGACCGTCGTCGTCTCGCTGCTGGCCGCGAACCACGACCCGCGGCGCTACGACCACCCCGACACCCTCGACATCCACCGCAACGCCCGCGGTCACCTGTCCTTCGGGCACGGGATCCACCAGTGCCTCGGCCAGCAGCTCGCCCGCATCGAAATGCGCGCCGGGTTCGAGGGCCTGCTGCGCCGCTTCCCGTCCCTCGAACTCGCCGTCCCCGCCGGGGAAGTGCGGCTCAGGACCGACATGAACATCTACGGCGTGCACGAACTGCCGGTCACCTGGACGGAAACGGCCCGGTGA
- a CDS encoding OsmC family protein, translated as MTAHTYRTSLSWSGSTGDYDSYDRGHEVTIGAAPLAVSADAAFRGDPELANPEQLLVAAASSCQLLSFLAVAALSGVEVVRYHDSAEGVMPEAERPMRLTRIVLRPRVVVRGATAERVERLLRKAHRQCYIANSLTSEVVLEPVVEVG; from the coding sequence ATGACAGCGCACACGTATCGCACCTCCTTGTCGTGGTCGGGAAGCACCGGCGACTACGACAGCTACGACCGCGGGCACGAGGTGACGATCGGTGCCGCGCCGCTCGCGGTCAGCGCCGACGCGGCGTTCCGCGGTGACCCGGAGCTGGCGAACCCGGAACAGCTCCTCGTCGCGGCCGCGAGTTCCTGCCAGCTGCTCTCCTTCCTCGCGGTCGCCGCGCTTTCCGGGGTCGAGGTCGTGCGATATCACGACAGCGCCGAAGGCGTGATGCCCGAGGCGGAGCGCCCGATGCGCCTCACGCGCATCGTGCTCCGTCCTCGGGTCGTCGTCCGCGGCGCGACCGCCGAACGCGTCGAACGCTTGCTGCGCAAGGCACATCGGCAGTGCTACATCGCCAACAGCCTGACCAGTGAGGTCGTGCTCGAACCGGTCGTCGAGGTGGGTTGA
- a CDS encoding NADP-dependent oxidoreductase, translated as MKKVSFAEFGGPEVLQLVDAEEPHAGPGQVRVAVRAAGVNPVDWRLREGQVLGAHPIELPAGVGIDAAGVVDEIGEGVSGIEVGDPVFGEGLSTYAEFAVLTAWARMPEGLTFEEAAGYPSVLETAVRLVREVGVRPGETLLVSGASGGVGSAVLQIARDRGIAVIGTAGAANQDYLRALGAAATTYGEGWAERVRRIGRVDAALDLAGSGVLGELVELTGDPRKVVSIADLSAPDFGVRFSGVAGSVPDALAEAVDLISRGKLHIPVEKSYALADAAAAHADSKAGHTRGRRVILV; from the coding sequence ATGAAGAAAGTGAGCTTCGCCGAGTTCGGCGGTCCGGAGGTCCTTCAGCTCGTGGACGCCGAGGAGCCCCACGCGGGGCCTGGTCAGGTGCGCGTCGCCGTGCGGGCGGCGGGGGTGAACCCCGTCGACTGGCGGCTCCGCGAGGGGCAGGTCCTCGGCGCCCATCCGATCGAGCTGCCCGCCGGGGTCGGGATCGACGCCGCCGGTGTGGTGGACGAAATCGGGGAGGGCGTCAGCGGGATCGAGGTCGGCGACCCCGTGTTCGGCGAGGGGCTGAGCACCTACGCCGAGTTCGCCGTGCTGACGGCGTGGGCCAGGATGCCCGAGGGGCTGACGTTCGAAGAGGCGGCCGGGTACCCGTCGGTGCTGGAGACCGCGGTGCGCCTCGTCCGCGAGGTCGGCGTGCGGCCAGGGGAGACCCTGCTGGTCAGCGGCGCCTCCGGGGGAGTCGGCTCGGCGGTGTTGCAGATCGCCCGCGACCGCGGCATCGCGGTGATCGGCACGGCGGGCGCCGCGAACCAGGACTACCTGCGCGCTCTCGGCGCCGCCGCCACTACGTACGGCGAAGGCTGGGCCGAGCGGGTGCGCCGGATCGGCCGGGTCGACGCGGCACTCGACCTCGCGGGTTCGGGCGTGCTCGGCGAACTCGTCGAGCTGACCGGGGATCCGCGCAAGGTGGTGTCCATCGCCGATCTCAGCGCGCCGGACTTCGGCGTCCGCTTCTCGGGCGTGGCCGGGAGCGTGCCCGACGCGCTCGCGGAGGCCGTCGACCTGATTTCACGGGGAAAGCTGCACATCCCGGTCGAGAAGTCGTACGCGCTCGCCGACGCCGCGGCGGCGCACGCCGACAGCAAGGCCGGGCACACGCGCGGGCGCCGGGTCATCCTCGTCTGA
- a CDS encoding TetR/AcrR family transcriptional regulator: MTAPPGRRERKKAATRRNIADTALRLFLERGYDAVGIRDVAAEADVAVTTVFSHFASKEALVFEQDEDFEQRLTRAVADRDPHEPLIPVLRREIHALVRHCTGDAAAPLWRMIDASPALRQYDESMRLRHAESLAAAIAADPGVARSTMVCRTIARFAIDAYSLAREEADPEAAVDEVFRMIEAAWAAAGPPSGQ; the protein is encoded by the coding sequence ATGACCGCGCCGCCAGGACGTCGTGAGCGCAAGAAGGCCGCGACCCGCCGGAACATCGCCGACACCGCACTGCGGCTCTTCCTGGAGCGCGGGTATGACGCGGTGGGCATCCGGGACGTGGCCGCCGAGGCCGACGTCGCCGTCACGACGGTCTTCTCCCACTTCGCCTCGAAAGAGGCGCTGGTGTTCGAACAGGACGAAGACTTCGAGCAGCGCCTCACCCGCGCGGTCGCCGACCGGGATCCGCACGAACCGCTCATCCCCGTGCTGCGCCGCGAAATCCACGCGCTGGTGCGGCACTGCACGGGAGACGCCGCGGCCCCGCTCTGGCGCATGATCGACGCGTCACCCGCGCTCCGGCAGTACGACGAGTCGATGCGGCTGCGCCACGCGGAATCGCTGGCCGCGGCCATCGCCGCCGACCCCGGTGTCGCACGGTCCACAATGGTCTGCCGGACGATCGCGCGGTTCGCGATCGACGCCTATTCGCTGGCCCGCGAGGAAGCCGATCCCGAAGCCGCGGTGGACGAGGTCTTCCGGATGATCGAGGCGGCCTGGGCAGCGGCCGGACCGCCGAGCGGCCAGTAG